From Salinicoccus roseus, the proteins below share one genomic window:
- the mqo gene encoding malate dehydrogenase (quinone), which produces MDNTEPKRIILIGAGILSSTFGSFLKNIEPDWNIKLFERLDQPAIESSNERNNAGTGHAALCELNYTVEQEDGSIDIEKAKEINEQFEVSKQFWSYLVKNEEIQNPEEFIRPLPHISFVQGADNVNFLRKRYEALSPLPMFEGMEYTEDLNEMEKWIPLMTKGRTSEEPVAASKMDTGTDVNFGELTRKMMKSISEHDNAEVHYNHEVLDFERRRDGKWGVKVRNLETDKVEYHVADYLFIGAGGNAIPMLQKTKIPESRNLGGFPISGAFLVCTNPEIVKQHGAKVYGKEPPNTPPMTVPHLDRRYIQGDQSLLFGPFAAIGPKFLKNGSNLDLFRSINPSNLLTMLSAGIKNVPLVKYSIQQVMMDKADRMKELRKFVPEAKDEDWDLIIAGKRVQVIKDTEEYGKGFIQFGTEVVHSEDNSVMAMLGESPGASTSVSVALEVFERNFPQYMDKWEPKIKEMIPSYGHSLIEDSGLLKEIREQTAQGLDLE; this is translated from the coding sequence ATGGATAACACAGAGCCGAAAAGAATCATTTTGATCGGTGCGGGTATTTTGAGCAGTACTTTTGGTTCATTTTTAAAGAATATAGAGCCGGATTGGAATATCAAGCTGTTTGAAAGGTTGGATCAACCGGCAATAGAAAGCTCGAACGAAAGGAATAATGCAGGGACAGGTCATGCTGCGTTATGTGAACTGAATTATACAGTTGAACAGGAAGACGGATCGATAGACATTGAAAAGGCAAAGGAAATAAATGAGCAATTTGAAGTTTCCAAGCAATTCTGGTCCTACCTGGTCAAAAATGAAGAGATACAGAATCCAGAGGAATTCATCCGTCCGTTACCGCACATCAGTTTTGTACAGGGTGCGGATAATGTGAATTTCCTGAGGAAAAGATACGAGGCTTTATCCCCATTACCGATGTTTGAAGGCATGGAGTATACAGAAGACCTCAATGAAATGGAAAAATGGATTCCACTGATGACCAAAGGGCGTACATCAGAAGAGCCTGTTGCTGCGAGTAAGATGGACACGGGAACGGATGTCAATTTCGGGGAACTCACACGAAAGATGATGAAAAGCATCAGTGAACATGACAATGCAGAAGTGCATTACAATCATGAGGTGCTCGATTTCGAAAGGAGAAGAGATGGTAAATGGGGCGTCAAGGTCCGTAATCTTGAAACGGATAAAGTTGAATACCATGTAGCAGATTATCTCTTCATTGGTGCTGGAGGCAATGCCATACCGATGCTGCAGAAGACAAAAATCCCTGAGAGCAGAAACCTCGGTGGCTTCCCGATAAGCGGTGCATTTCTGGTGTGTACGAACCCGGAAATAGTAAAGCAGCACGGAGCCAAAGTTTATGGGAAGGAGCCGCCAAATACACCTCCGATGACCGTGCCGCATTTGGATCGGCGGTATATCCAAGGTGATCAGAGTCTATTGTTCGGTCCCTTTGCGGCCATAGGGCCTAAATTCCTGAAGAATGGGTCTAATCTGGACCTTTTCAGATCCATTAATCCGAGCAACCTACTGACCATGCTGTCTGCAGGCATTAAGAACGTTCCGCTCGTAAAGTATTCCATTCAGCAGGTCATGATGGACAAGGCGGACCGGATGAAGGAACTGAGGAAGTTCGTGCCTGAAGCAAAAGACGAGGATTGGGATCTGATCATAGCCGGAAAACGTGTGCAGGTGATCAAAGATACTGAAGAGTATGGGAAAGGGTTCATCCAATTTGGAACAGAAGTGGTCCATTCGGAAGACAATTCCGTCATGGCCATGCTGGGGGAATCCCCAGGCGCTTCTACATCCGTATCCGTTGCGCTCGAGGTTTTTGAAAGGAATTTCCCACAATATATGGATAAATGGGAGCCGAAGATTAAGGAAATGATTCCTTCATACGGCCACTCGCTGATAGAAGACAGCGGCCTATTGAAGGAAATAAGGGAGCAGACTGCCCAGGGCCTTGATTTGGAATAG
- a CDS encoding alkaline phosphatase, with amino-acid sequence MKKWFIASMLTLLVLASVFGSNPATAAGGGSGSQGADQDSDTPKNVIYLIGDGMGVTYNTAYRYYKNGGFSEDMADTEFDHHLVGQQKTHPHDEEENITDSAASATAMATGSKTYNNAIAVDHELNELETALEVAKAADKSTGLVATSEITHATPASFGAHDESRHNHAEIADDYFDERINDQMKVDVLLGGGIEYFDREDRNLIEEFQNEGYDFVSNAQEMQQSQNNQLLGLFSEGGLPKKWDRTEETPSLENMTQTAIDTLSQDEEGFFLMVEGSQIDWAGHANDIAGAMSEMEDFEAAFAAAIDFAEQDGETLVVTTADHNTGGFSLGLDGEYNWNAEPLHEMHRTPEFITEEILETEDIEGTLDAYIDWAFTSEEIGALEEALLLPTADRYGEIEGIIKGAVDKRTFTGWTTGGHTGEDVNVYAYGPGKEKFQGLTDNIEHGDFIKSFMAQ; translated from the coding sequence ATGAAAAAATGGTTTATTGCTTCAATGCTCACTTTACTTGTTCTGGCATCTGTCTTCGGTTCCAACCCGGCTACAGCTGCTGGCGGAGGTTCCGGTTCACAAGGTGCGGATCAGGACTCGGACACTCCAAAGAATGTAATATATCTGATTGGTGACGGAATGGGTGTTACATACAACACCGCCTACAGATACTATAAGAATGGCGGATTTTCCGAAGACATGGCCGATACCGAATTCGACCATCACCTTGTGGGACAGCAGAAGACACATCCACATGACGAAGAGGAAAACATCACAGATTCTGCCGCTTCTGCCACAGCAATGGCTACAGGCTCCAAAACATACAACAATGCCATTGCGGTCGACCACGAGCTGAATGAGCTTGAAACTGCACTCGAGGTCGCCAAAGCGGCAGACAAGTCCACAGGCCTCGTCGCAACAAGTGAAATCACACATGCGACACCGGCAAGCTTCGGCGCCCATGACGAATCCAGGCACAATCATGCCGAGATCGCTGATGATTATTTTGACGAAAGAATAAATGATCAGATGAAAGTGGATGTCCTGCTTGGCGGCGGCATCGAATACTTCGACCGTGAAGACCGCAATCTGATTGAAGAATTCCAGAATGAAGGCTATGACTTCGTCAGCAATGCCCAGGAAATGCAGCAGTCACAGAACAACCAGCTGCTCGGCCTGTTCTCAGAAGGCGGCCTGCCTAAAAAATGGGATCGCACAGAAGAGACGCCTTCCCTTGAGAACATGACACAGACGGCGATTGATACGTTGAGTCAGGATGAAGAAGGTTTCTTCCTGATGGTTGAAGGCAGCCAGATCGACTGGGCCGGCCACGCCAATGACATAGCTGGTGCCATGAGCGAAATGGAAGACTTTGAAGCGGCATTCGCCGCAGCAATAGACTTTGCCGAACAGGATGGAGAAACGCTCGTCGTCACTACGGCAGACCATAACACAGGTGGCTTCTCCCTCGGACTGGATGGAGAATACAACTGGAATGCAGAACCACTTCATGAGATGCACCGCACACCTGAATTCATCACCGAAGAAATCCTCGAAACTGAAGATATCGAAGGTACACTGGATGCATACATCGACTGGGCTTTCACATCAGAGGAAATCGGTGCGCTGGAAGAAGCCCTGCTCCTTCCGACAGCCGACCGCTATGGTGAAATCGAAGGCATCATCAAAGGGGCCGTCGACAAGCGTACCTTCACCGGCTGGACGACAGGGGGACATACTGGAGAAGACGTCAATGTCTACGCCTATGGTCCAGGAAAGGAAAAATTCCAGGGTCTCACAGACAATATCGAACATGGCGACTTCATCAAGTCATTCATGGCACAATAA
- a CDS encoding carbon starvation CstA family protein produces MLTLTFSILLLILGYMVYGKIIERIFVIDDSNETPAYKSGDGVDYIPMHPIKGWLVQLLNIAGLGPVFGAVAGALYGPVALIWIVVGCIFAGAVHDYFSGMLSIRNNGSQFPALVEKYLGKSVKLFIYVVSLALMILVTAAFTAGPAELISIKTGGAIPFFVALVLIFAYFLLAAMLPINKIIGKIYPIFGAILIIMAVAVFGGLLLSGAQIPNLTLSTAHPEGLPVWPLLMVTISCGAISGFHSTQSPIIARTVRKESEGRKVFFGAMIAEGIIALIWATAGMTFFGGTNGLGAALANGGPAGVIDSISIGYLGTAGAFLAFMGAIVLPITTGDTALRSSRMILTEATGKFVKVANRPKLLIMTACVAIPSFLLATIDYSFLWRYLGFTNQMVSATMLWVAAAYLIKEEKLHFVAGLPAIFMTGVVGTYFFYAPETLNMSYEVSLVLGMIPVIATTALYARAVYRQKARSVAEPTHIG; encoded by the coding sequence ATGTTGACACTCACTTTCTCAATCCTACTACTCATACTCGGTTATATGGTGTATGGAAAGATTATTGAGAGGATTTTTGTCATCGATGATAGTAACGAGACGCCGGCTTACAAAAGCGGCGACGGTGTCGACTATATTCCAATGCACCCGATCAAAGGCTGGCTGGTACAGTTACTTAACATCGCAGGGCTCGGCCCTGTGTTCGGCGCAGTGGCGGGTGCACTTTATGGACCCGTCGCACTCATTTGGATCGTAGTCGGCTGTATCTTTGCTGGCGCAGTACACGATTATTTTTCAGGAATGCTGAGCATCCGCAACAACGGCTCACAGTTTCCTGCACTTGTTGAGAAATACCTGGGAAAGAGCGTCAAGCTCTTCATCTATGTAGTTTCATTGGCACTCATGATTCTGGTTACAGCAGCCTTCACCGCTGGACCAGCTGAACTGATATCAATCAAAACAGGTGGAGCTATTCCATTCTTTGTCGCACTTGTACTTATTTTTGCGTATTTTCTACTTGCAGCAATGCTGCCGATCAACAAGATCATCGGGAAGATATACCCGATTTTCGGTGCCATACTCATCATCATGGCAGTTGCGGTATTTGGGGGACTTCTCCTGTCGGGAGCCCAGATACCGAATCTTACTTTATCCACGGCACACCCTGAGGGACTGCCTGTATGGCCACTGCTTATGGTCACCATCTCATGCGGTGCCATTTCCGGCTTCCACTCCACTCAGAGCCCGATCATCGCACGTACTGTGAGGAAGGAATCCGAAGGCCGCAAAGTCTTCTTCGGGGCCATGATTGCAGAAGGCATCATCGCCCTCATCTGGGCCACTGCCGGAATGACTTTCTTCGGTGGTACAAACGGCCTTGGAGCAGCACTGGCGAACGGTGGCCCTGCCGGGGTCATCGATTCCATCTCAATCGGGTACCTTGGCACCGCCGGGGCATTCCTGGCATTCATGGGAGCCATCGTACTGCCGATCACAACCGGTGACACAGCACTCCGTTCATCCAGAATGATCCTGACAGAAGCAACAGGAAAATTCGTTAAAGTCGCAAACAGGCCAAAACTTCTCATCATGACGGCCTGCGTCGCAATTCCTTCGTTCCTGCTTGCTACAATCGACTATTCCTTCTTATGGAGGTACTTGGGATTCACAAACCAGATGGTATCAGCAACGATGCTATGGGTAGCAGCAGCCTACCTGATCAAGGAAGAGAAATTGCACTTCGTTGCAGGACTTCCTGCAATTTTCATGACTGGCGTAGTCGGAACATACTTCTTCTACGCACCGGAAACACTGAACATGAGCTATGAAGTTTCGCTCGTTCTAGGGATGATTCCGGTCATCGCAACAACAGCACTCTATGCGAGAGCTGTATACAGACAGAAAGCAAGAAGCGTTGCTGAACCCACGCATATCGGTTAA
- a CDS encoding TRAP transporter large permease, whose product MMIVLILLIFFALLFIGMPIAYVIGLVSIAMLLFGGVSLEIVIQRMFAGVDSFSYLALPLFILAGNIMGKGGLTRRLMALSSAIVGRFTGGTAITTVVTTALFGAVSGSTVATTYAVGSVLVPRLQEEKYSNSFIASIIGPAGVLGLIIPPSITMVILGITANISIGDLFIAGVIPGILLTVALSVYVAVIARKKGYGEISVETPKGKAFWKIAWQAFFPLLTPIFILGSIFSGFATATEAAVIAVAYGFILALVYRELNFRTYREIMVSSAVTSATILIIISAANAFTYVLTANRIPVMISNFFLEYATSPWMFLIIVSIILLILGTLTEVTSLIVLLSPIFMPIATQYGIDPVHFGMVLIMNFALANITPPVGLSLIAGCSITDRKMGIEETLPYILHVLAIVGVMVAIIIFFPPLSTFLPGLFK is encoded by the coding sequence ATGATGATCGTACTCATACTGCTCATATTCTTTGCGCTCCTCTTCATCGGCATGCCCATCGCCTATGTCATCGGACTGGTATCGATTGCCATGCTGCTGTTTGGCGGCGTGTCCCTTGAAATCGTCATCCAGAGGATGTTTGCAGGCGTCGACAGCTTCTCCTATCTTGCCCTGCCGCTGTTCATATTGGCAGGCAACATCATGGGCAAAGGTGGATTGACCAGGCGGCTGATGGCACTATCCAGTGCAATCGTCGGGCGGTTCACAGGCGGCACGGCAATCACCACTGTCGTGACGACGGCACTGTTCGGTGCGGTGTCCGGTTCGACGGTCGCTACGACCTATGCGGTCGGTTCGGTGCTTGTGCCACGTCTTCAGGAAGAGAAATACAGCAATTCATTCATCGCAAGCATCATCGGCCCTGCAGGGGTGCTCGGACTCATCATCCCGCCAAGCATTACGATGGTCATACTTGGCATTACGGCGAACATTTCAATCGGGGACCTGTTCATAGCGGGGGTCATCCCTGGTATATTGCTGACGGTGGCCCTGTCGGTATATGTTGCCGTCATCGCGAGGAAGAAGGGTTATGGTGAGATTTCGGTCGAGACGCCGAAGGGCAAGGCGTTCTGGAAGATTGCGTGGCAGGCATTCTTTCCGCTGCTTACGCCGATATTCATCCTCGGGAGCATATTCAGCGGCTTCGCCACAGCGACGGAAGCGGCCGTCATTGCGGTTGCCTATGGATTCATCCTTGCTCTTGTATACAGGGAGCTCAATTTCAGGACATATAGGGAAATCATGGTTTCCTCCGCCGTCACATCTGCGACGATCCTCATCATCATCTCGGCGGCCAATGCATTTACATATGTATTGACGGCGAACAGGATACCGGTCATGATTTCGAACTTCTTTCTGGAGTATGCTACTTCCCCATGGATGTTCCTGATCATCGTGTCGATCATTCTGCTGATTCTCGGGACTTTGACGGAAGTGACATCACTGATCGTCCTCCTGAGTCCGATATTCATGCCGATCGCCACCCAGTACGGCATCGATCCTGTGCACTTCGGGATGGTACTGATCATGAACTTTGCGCTTGCGAACATCACACCGCCTGTCGGCCTGTCACTGATTGCAGGGTGCAGCATCACGGACAGGAAGATGGGAATAGAAGAGACGCTGCCCTACATCCTTCATGTATTGGCCATCGTGGGAGTGATGGTGGCAATCATCATCTTCTTCCCGCCACTTTCAACATTCCTGCCCGGACTATTCAAGTAG
- a CDS encoding cupin domain-containing protein, translating to MILKPKTAEHYTDLHGGRGNVTISKHLGAHDVNGLDLFAKVVVEKGGSIGYHEHLEDSEGYYILSGQADFIDADGTHKSVVPGDLCLITRGQSHGIVNTGEGALEFLAVVF from the coding sequence ATGATATTGAAACCAAAAACTGCAGAACACTACACGGACCTGCACGGTGGAAGGGGCAACGTCACCATATCCAAGCATCTGGGTGCGCATGATGTGAACGGACTTGACCTTTTTGCGAAAGTGGTGGTCGAAAAGGGTGGCAGCATCGGCTATCACGAGCATCTGGAGGATTCGGAAGGCTACTATATCCTGAGTGGCCAAGCCGACTTCATCGATGCGGATGGTACACACAAATCTGTTGTTCCTGGCGACCTCTGCCTGATTACCAGGGGCCAATCCCATGGCATTGTCAACACGGGCGAAGGGGCTCTCGAATTCCTTGCGGTAGTATTCTAA
- a CDS encoding L-lactate permease, with translation MLILLSLLPILSIFFFLVVLRWSAKKGMLYSFIITVLIAYFGWQMGVVSISAAALKGVMTALEVGVIVFGAVLLLNVLKESGAVDTIRSSFTSISPDRRVQAIIVAWLFGTFLEGAAGWGAPATIVGPLLIALGFPALAAVMIALMLQSTPVSYGAVGTPILVGVNTSLENQPVVNSYLGGTGQEMSRFIFDVGGQVSIFHALVGLFIPLLMSAMLTKFFGRNRSFREGFAVWPFAIFAGLAFVIPFTLVANFLGPEFPSLLGGLVGMAIVIPLAKKGFLMPKQTFDFEPRETWQKSWFSDISAEVGPSKEISMIKAWLPYVLVAILLVVTRVEALGLKSLVSGWVVAFEDIFGTGINHSFTPFMIPGVVFIVVAVFTGWLHKVDGKGMANAFRLSGRTILAAMAALIVSVPLVQVFINSGINDAGLDSMPLVLAQGAANLFGDSWPLISPAIGAMGAFAAGSNTVSNMMFGLFQFGVADEIGANPLYIVALQAVGGAAGNMICVHNVVAASAAAGLIGKEGTLISRLLIPTIFYLVLAGAIGYVWVNGLGLNIGLFLIIAILITIFTMILRAQKRTETN, from the coding sequence ATGCTGATTCTGTTAAGCCTTTTACCGATATTATCTATTTTCTTCTTTCTCGTCGTTTTGAGATGGTCCGCCAAAAAGGGGATGCTCTACAGCTTCATCATTACCGTGCTCATCGCTTACTTCGGGTGGCAGATGGGAGTGGTCAGCATTTCAGCCGCAGCATTGAAAGGGGTCATGACTGCGCTTGAAGTCGGTGTCATCGTATTTGGTGCGGTACTGCTGCTGAATGTGTTGAAGGAAAGTGGTGCCGTAGACACCATCCGCTCCTCATTCACGAGCATTTCACCGGACAGGAGGGTGCAGGCGATCATTGTAGCCTGGCTCTTCGGAACTTTTCTTGAAGGGGCTGCAGGATGGGGCGCACCGGCGACGATCGTCGGACCGCTTCTGATTGCCCTCGGCTTTCCCGCACTTGCTGCGGTAATGATTGCACTGATGCTCCAATCCACTCCGGTTTCATACGGTGCGGTGGGTACACCGATACTTGTCGGGGTGAATACAAGCCTTGAGAACCAGCCGGTGGTGAACAGCTACCTGGGAGGAACGGGTCAGGAAATGTCGCGCTTCATCTTTGATGTGGGCGGCCAGGTCTCGATATTCCATGCCCTCGTCGGATTATTCATTCCACTGCTCATGTCGGCCATGCTGACAAAATTCTTCGGCAGGAACAGAAGCTTCAGGGAAGGTTTCGCCGTATGGCCGTTTGCCATCTTCGCAGGTCTGGCCTTCGTCATTCCGTTTACACTTGTAGCCAATTTCCTGGGACCTGAGTTCCCGTCGCTGCTCGGTGGACTCGTCGGCATGGCGATCGTCATCCCTCTGGCGAAGAAAGGCTTCCTCATGCCGAAGCAGACATTCGACTTCGAGCCTCGGGAAACATGGCAGAAATCCTGGTTCAGTGATATTTCTGCAGAAGTAGGGCCTTCAAAGGAAATTTCAATGATTAAAGCCTGGCTGCCTTATGTTCTGGTCGCAATCCTGCTCGTCGTCACACGTGTGGAGGCATTGGGGCTGAAGTCGCTCGTTTCAGGGTGGGTGGTCGCCTTTGAAGATATTTTTGGAACCGGAATCAATCATAGCTTCACCCCGTTCATGATTCCCGGGGTAGTCTTCATCGTAGTGGCGGTATTTACAGGTTGGCTGCACAAGGTCGATGGAAAGGGGATGGCGAATGCGTTCAGGCTGTCAGGCAGGACGATACTTGCTGCGATGGCTGCATTGATCGTTTCCGTGCCCCTTGTACAGGTATTCATCAATTCGGGCATCAATGATGCAGGGCTCGATTCGATGCCGCTCGTGCTCGCTCAGGGCGCTGCAAACCTGTTCGGTGACAGCTGGCCGTTGATTTCTCCGGCAATCGGGGCAATGGGCGCCTTTGCCGCCGGCAGCAACACGGTCAGCAACATGATGTTCGGTCTCTTCCAGTTCGGAGTGGCCGATGAGATTGGTGCAAACCCGCTTTATATCGTTGCACTACAAGCGGTTGGAGGTGCGGCTGGGAACATGATATGTGTGCATAATGTCGTGGCAGCCAGTGCAGCTGCCGGCCTTATCGGCAAAGAGGGTACACTGATTTCCCGTCTTCTCATCCCGACAATATTCTATCTTGTGCTTGCCGGGGCTATCGGGTATGTATGGGTGAACGGTCTTGGACTGAATATAGGGCTCTTCCTCATCATCGCCATATTGATAACCATATTCACGATGATTTTACGTGCCCAGAAGCGGACAGAGACGAATTAG
- a CDS encoding 2-keto-4-pentenoate hydratase, whose product MSSVEQLYTAYAANEPLELGVLEIESKEAAYDVQRGVLKLKEENGEVLTGYKISLTSRETQDLFHSDSPLYGAMTDRTVKKEINLNDYNIPLLEMELVFLVDEEILPEDDEAAIMQKCRVAPGAEVPDGRYKDWFPNTSLTEIIADGAVNGAVVYGEPSHYDYKAIEDIKGTLFHEGKAIKEGRSTEVLGHPASAVKWLAGTLAAQGEKLNPGLFISSGTFNLPLPLKTGTYRVEYENVGSVDFRVVQQ is encoded by the coding sequence ATGTCATCTGTTGAACAGCTGTACACTGCTTATGCTGCAAATGAACCGTTGGAATTGGGAGTGCTTGAGATCGAATCGAAGGAGGCCGCCTACGATGTACAGAGGGGTGTGCTGAAATTGAAGGAGGAGAATGGGGAAGTGCTCACAGGCTATAAGATCAGTCTGACTAGCCGGGAGACACAGGATCTTTTCCACAGCGATTCTCCGCTATACGGAGCGATGACAGACCGCACGGTTAAGAAGGAGATCAACCTTAACGATTACAATATTCCACTTCTTGAAATGGAACTGGTCTTTTTGGTCGATGAAGAAATATTGCCTGAAGATGATGAGGCAGCCATCATGCAGAAGTGCAGGGTGGCTCCAGGAGCCGAAGTGCCGGACGGCCGGTATAAGGATTGGTTCCCGAACACTTCATTGACGGAGATCATCGCCGACGGTGCAGTGAACGGCGCAGTGGTATATGGAGAGCCGTCACATTATGATTATAAAGCGATTGAAGATATCAAAGGCACGCTGTTCCATGAAGGGAAAGCAATCAAGGAGGGGCGATCAACGGAAGTTCTGGGCCATCCCGCCAGTGCAGTGAAATGGCTCGCCGGCACCCTTGCAGCCCAAGGGGAAAAATTGAACCCTGGGCTCTTCATCTCTTCGGGTACCTTCAACCTGCCTCTGCCGCTGAAGACAGGCACATACAGGGTGGAGTATGAAAATGTCGGAAGTGTCGATTTCAGAGTCGTACAGCAATAA
- a CDS encoding FadR/GntR family transcriptional regulator, translated as MGISRKKVHEEIADLIMEDIRKGILTPGDKLPSISSMAESHQVSSASVREALNTLRVMDVIEVKHGQGSYVKERMPLGFEYEFEIITRKDIENLLGLRKIIEVGCAELACTHADEDDLVKLHGALEKMQTAVMNNELGEQADYEFHISIAESTGNQMLVDLLDDVSEKMLETMKETRRIWLYEEKKSIRRIHEEHKAIYEAIRKKDIEGAKEAMLTHLNGVESVLLEHHK; from the coding sequence ATGGGCATTTCAAGGAAAAAGGTGCATGAAGAGATTGCAGATTTGATCATGGAAGATATTAGGAAAGGCATATTGACCCCTGGTGACAAGCTCCCCTCGATCAGCAGTATGGCCGAATCCCATCAAGTATCTTCGGCTTCGGTCCGGGAAGCACTGAATACGCTCAGGGTAATGGATGTCATTGAAGTAAAACACGGACAGGGGTCCTATGTAAAGGAAAGGATGCCGCTCGGCTTTGAATATGAATTCGAAATCATCACGAGAAAGGATATCGAAAACCTCCTGGGCCTCAGAAAAATCATTGAAGTGGGATGTGCTGAACTGGCATGTACCCATGCAGATGAAGATGATCTGGTGAAGCTTCATGGGGCTCTGGAGAAGATGCAGACGGCAGTCATGAACAATGAGCTCGGGGAACAGGCGGATTATGAATTCCATATTTCAATCGCAGAGTCCACAGGCAACCAGATGCTTGTGGACCTGCTGGATGATGTTTCGGAAAAAATGCTGGAGACGATGAAGGAGACAAGAAGGATCTGGCTTTATGAAGAGAAGAAATCCATCAGAAGAATTCATGAGGAACATAAGGCAATATACGAAGCAATCAGAAAGAAAGATATTGAAGGAGCAAAGGAAGCCATGCTCACACATCTCAATGGTGTGGAGTCGGTATTATTGGAACATCATAAGTAG
- a CDS encoding TRAP transporter small permease: MGLTRILVKVLTWMCIITITLLTFIVLLQVITRFFDYSMPGTEELSRLFIVWLTFLGSSLAIYEKMHLAVNYFVNKFKKRQRKVLYILVNVLIIIFYAVLTYYGFMLSMSAMSQTTSTLQMPVGISYLAIPVSGLFSIYFIAINLTGSATEEEGGTAS; the protein is encoded by the coding sequence ATGGGACTTACAAGAATTCTTGTCAAAGTACTGACATGGATGTGCATCATTACAATCACATTACTTACATTCATCGTCCTGCTCCAGGTCATCACCAGGTTCTTCGACTATTCGATGCCGGGCACAGAGGAGTTGTCCAGACTGTTCATCGTCTGGCTGACCTTCCTCGGCAGCAGTCTGGCCATCTATGAGAAGATGCACCTGGCGGTGAACTATTTCGTCAATAAGTTCAAGAAAAGGCAGCGCAAGGTGCTTTACATCCTGGTCAACGTTCTGATCATCATATTCTATGCGGTGCTGACATACTACGGATTCATGCTGTCGATGAGTGCGATGTCGCAGACGACCTCGACATTGCAGATGCCGGTTGGCATTTCCTATCTGGCGATTCCGGTAAGCGGACTCTTTTCAATCTATTTCATCGCAATCAACCTGACGGGCTCTGCGACTGAAGAGGAAGGGGGGACGGCATCATGA
- a CDS encoding branched-chain amino acid aminotransferase: MAQTLQIERANQLKEKPDVSTVKFGTVFTDYMFTNRYTPEHGWSQPSIVPYQNLEISPSCQAIHYGQSVFEGLKAYKNGDEVLLFRPDENFKRMNQSLSRLSMPEINEENALNALYELLKVERDWVPGGPGQSLYVRPFVFADEPFLGVRPSETYQFSIILSPVASYYGGQADPTSIYVEDDFVRSVRGGVGSAKVSGNYAASLLAQKKANELGYEQVLWLDGVDQKYVEEVGSMNIFFVRDGELVTPKLNGSILPGITRKSIIELAKYKGYTVREEKIHIDDLANDLHSGRITEVFGAGTAVVISPVGKLNIHGVDHIVNDNQVGPISQELYENLTDIQYGRAEDPFGWVVRL; encoded by the coding sequence ATGGCACAGACATTACAGATAGAACGGGCAAATCAATTGAAGGAAAAACCGGATGTTTCCACAGTAAAATTCGGAACAGTTTTTACAGACTATATGTTCACAAACAGATATACACCGGAACACGGCTGGTCACAGCCTTCCATCGTTCCCTACCAGAACCTTGAAATCTCGCCGAGCTGCCAGGCCATCCACTATGGGCAGTCTGTCTTCGAAGGACTGAAGGCATATAAGAATGGAGATGAGGTACTGCTCTTCAGACCGGACGAGAACTTCAAACGGATGAACCAGTCCCTCTCCCGCCTGTCCATGCCGGAGATCAATGAGGAAAACGCACTGAATGCACTCTACGAACTGCTGAAGGTCGAGCGTGACTGGGTACCGGGTGGTCCGGGGCAATCACTATATGTGAGGCCTTTCGTATTCGCGGATGAACCATTCCTTGGGGTCCGGCCATCTGAAACGTATCAGTTCAGCATCATCCTTTCCCCTGTAGCGAGCTACTACGGCGGACAGGCCGATCCGACCAGCATCTACGTGGAAGATGATTTCGTCCGTTCCGTACGCGGCGGCGTCGGTTCTGCCAAAGTCAGCGGCAACTATGCAGCCAGCCTGCTTGCGCAGAAGAAAGCTAACGAACTGGGATATGAACAGGTACTCTGGCTCGATGGCGTCGATCAGAAGTATGTTGAAGAAGTCGGCAGCATGAACATCTTCTTCGTACGTGATGGGGAACTCGTCACACCTAAACTTAACGGTTCCATCCTCCCTGGCATCACACGCAAATCAATCATCGAACTTGCCAAGTATAAAGGATATACCGTAAGGGAAGAGAAGATCCACATCGATGATCTTGCCAATGATCTGCACAGCGGCAGAATCACGGAAGTATTCGGTGCAGGAACAGCAGTCGTCATCTCCCCTGTCGGCAAGCTCAATATCCATGGTGTCGACCATATCGTCAATGACAACCAGGTCGGCCCGATCTCCCAAGAACTCTATGAGAACCTGACGGATATCCAGTACGGTCGTGCGGAAGATCCGTTCGGCTGGGTCGTAAGGCTATAG